Proteins found in one Hevea brasiliensis isolate MT/VB/25A 57/8 chromosome 18, ASM3005281v1, whole genome shotgun sequence genomic segment:
- the LOC110654954 gene encoding thioredoxin-like protein CXXS1, whose protein sequence is MKKKGEEIETQDQQTKSRVVKVDSVESWDFYVTQANNQACPIVVHFTASWCIPSVAMNPFFEELASAYPDVLFLAVDVDEVKEVASKLEVKAMPTFVLMKDGAQVDRLVGANPEEIRKRIDEFVQSIRAYVA, encoded by the exons ATGAAGAAGAAAGGGGAAGAGATAGAGACTCAAGACCAGCAAACTAAATCAAGAGTTGTAAAGGTGGACTCGGTAGAGTCATGGGACTTCTATGTTACCCAAGCCAACAATCAAGCCTGCCCT ATTGTTGTGCACTTTACTGCTTCATGGTGTATTCCCTCGGTGGCCATGAACCCTTTCTTTGAGGAATTAGCCTCAGCTTATCCAGATGTCCTGTTTCTGGCTGTTGATGTGGATGAAGTTAag GAGGTGGCTTCTAAACTGGAAGTAAAGGCCATGCCTACATTTGTGTTGATGAAGGATGGTGCACAAGTTGACAGGTTGGTGGGAGCCAATCCTGAGGAGATAAGGAAACGGATTGATGAGTTTGTTCAGTCCATTCGTGCATATGTAGCCTAG
- the LOC110654956 gene encoding transcription factor ILR3 has protein sequence MGSPNDNANWVFDYGLIEDITVPGGDLPSLDPPGALWSSPSFTNNASLRMDFDGSYANSDGLKDSGSRKRVRPRSCNGLGSKACREKMRRDRLNDRFMELGALLDPGRPPKMDKSVILADALKMLNQLKDEAQKLKDSNESLQDKINELKVEKSELRYEKQRLKTEKENLEQQVKTLSAGAGFLPHPPAIPVPFPSPSQVVGGKLVPFVGYPGVPMWRLMPPATVDTSQDSVLRSPAA, from the exons ATGGGGTCACCAAATGATAATGCCAATTGGGTATTTGATTATGGCCTAATAGAGGATATTACTGTCCCTGGAGGTGACCTCCCTTCTCTTGATCCCCCTGGAGCACTCTGGTCTTCTCCTTCCTTCACTAATAATGCTTCTCTAAG aatgGATTTTGATGGCTCGTATGCGAATTCTGATGGTCTAAAAGATAGTGGATCTCGAAAACG GGTGAGGCCTAGATCGTGCAATGGTCTTGGTTCCAAGGCATGTAGAGAGAAAATGCGGAGAGATAGGCTAAATGATAG ATTTATGGAATTGGGTGCTCTTCTGGATCCGGGGAGGCCTCCTAAAATGGACAAATCTGTCATATTGGCTGATGCTTTGAAAATGTTGAATCAGCTAAAGGATGAAGCTCAGAAGCTGAAGGATTCAAATGAGAGTCTGCAGGATAAGATCAATGAATTAAAG GTTGAAAAGAGTGAGCTCCGCTATGAAAAGCAAAGACTAAAGACAGAGAAAGAGAACCTTGAGCAGCAAGTAAAAACCTTGAGTGCTGGAGCAGGATTCCTGCCTCATCCTCCGGCTATCCCAGTCCCATTTCCTTCCCCCAGCCAGGTTGTTGGTGGCAAGCTGGTACCTTTTGTTGGCTATCCCGGAGTTCCCATGTGGCGGCTTATGCCTCCCGCAACCGTTGATACCTCACAGGATTCTGTTCTACGCTCTCCAGCTGCGTAA
- the LOC110654897 gene encoding sulfite exporter TauE/SafE family protein 2 has protein sequence MALLAGILGGVFGIGGGMLISPLLLHVTAATCSFMIFFSSTMSAFQCLLSSMEQADTVLIFAAICFVASLLGLMVVKRTIKEYGRASMIVFLVGIVMALRTVLITSFESIDVWREYKSGKNIGFKFPC, from the exons ATGGCACTATTAGCAGGAATACTGGGTGGAGTTTTTGGTATTGGAGGTGGAATGCTCATCAGTCCACTTCTTCTTCAT GTAACTGCAGCAACTTGTTCCTTCATGATCTTCTTTTCATCTACCATGTCTGCATTTCAATGCTTACTTTCCAGCATGGAGCAAGCAGACACCGTCCTTATCTTTGCAGCGATATGCTTTGTTGCTTCGCTTCTCGGATTGATGGTAGTAAAAAGAACTATAAAAGAATATGGCAGGGCTTCTATGATTGTGTTCTTAGTTGGTATTGTGATGGCATTGCGTACGGTTCTCATAACCAGCTTTGAATCCATTGACGTGTGGAGAGAGTATAAATCGGGCAAAAACATAGGCTTTAAATTTCCCTGTTGA
- the LOC110654955 gene encoding cysteine-rich receptor-like protein kinase 44, translated as MGSPRLLFLFSYVVPQLVSPTISQPDFMHQFCYNDRGNYTENSTYQRNLDSVLSSLASNTEIDYGFYNLSIGQAPNQVNAIALCRGDVGLDDCRGCISNSTRKILQVCPNQKDAVGVYDFCTLRYSNRSIFGALEGIPTFYVWNLNNASDVNQYTQALQTLLGRLRSTTASGDSIRKFATGEESAGFERVFALTQCTPDLSTQQCDECLAGAIQEIPNCCAGRIGASIIKPSCEVRFDNRLFYVLASNAPPPSPPISPPPPLIKGKKSNKARTIIIIVVPIVSVAILVICFCVFLRMRKPKEKVETVDEIESADSLQLDFGTVRVATNNFSEENKLGQGGFGAVYKGTLYNGQKIAVKRLSKDSGQGDLEFKNEVLLVAKLQHRNLVRLLGFCLEGYERLLIYEFVPNTSLDHFIFDPTNREELDWDTRYKIICGIARGLLYLHEDSRLRIIHRDLKASNILLDADMNPKISDFGMARLFVMDQTQGNTSRIVGTYGYMAPEYAMHGQFSVKSDVFSFGVLLLEIVSGQKNNSFRNEESIEDLLSYAWRNWKAGTSINLRDPSLRNGSSSEMMRCIHIGLLCVQENVVDRPTMASVVLMLNSYSLTLPVPSEPAFFMHSNSVSDMTSSVSHNSRITQSSQSKIETLPLSRNGLSITDLYPR; from the exons ATGGGTTCTCCAAGATTGCTGTTTCTCTTTTCTTATGTTGTTCCACAACTAGTTTCCCCAACCATTTCTCAGCCTGATTTTATGCACCAGTTCTGTTACAACGACAGAGGTAACTACACAGAAAACAGCACCTATCAGAGAAACCTCGACAGCGTCCTTTCTTCCCTTGCCTCCAACACTGAAATTGACTACGGATTTTACAATCTTTCCATTGGCCAAGCCCCCAACCAAGTAAATGCTATTGCACTTTGTAGAGGAGATGTTGGGTTGGATGACTGCAGAGGTTGCATCAGTAACTCTACTCGCAAAATCTTACAGGTTTGTCCTAACCAGAAGGATGCAGTTGGAGTGTATGATTTCTGTACACTGCGATACTCCAACAGATCAATATTTGGTGCGTTAGAAGGAATACCCACTTTCTATGTATGGAACTTGAACAACGCCTCGGATGTGAACCAGTACACTCAAGCACTGCAAACTTTGTTGGGTAGACTTCGAAGCACGACTGCATCAGGGGATTCGATTCGAAAGTTCGCGACAGGAGAAGAAAGTGCAGGATTTGAAAGGGTATTTGCACTTACCCAATGCACTCCTGACTTATCTACTCAGCAGTGCGATGAGTGCTTGGCTGGGGCTATTCAGGAAATTCCAAATTGTTGTGCGGGGAGGATAGGAGCCAGCATTATAAAACCCAGCTGTGAAGTCAGGTTTGACAACAGGCTCTTTTATGTACTTGCATCCAACGCCCCACCTCCATCACCGCCAATATCTCCTCCTCCTCCACTTATAAAAG GAAAGAAGAGCAACAAAGCACGAACGATCATTATAATAGTAGTTCCAATTGTTAGCGTTGCGATATTAGTCATCTGCTTTTGTGTTTTCTTGAGGATGCGAAAGCCAAAGGAAAAAGTTGAAA CCGTAGATGAAATAGAAAGTGCAGATTCTTTGCAATTAGATTTTGGAACTGTTAGAGTTGCAACAAATAACTTTTCAGAGGAAAATAAGCTTGGACAAGGTGGATTTGGTGCTGTTTACAAG GGTACACTATATAATGGACAAAAAATAGCTGTCAAAAGGCTTTCTAAGGATTCAGGACAAGGAGATCTAGAATTTAAAAATGAAGTCTTATTGGTGGCCAAACTTCAACATCGAAATTTAGTTAGGCTTCTTGGTTTTTGCTTGGAAGGCTATGAAAGGCTTCTTATCTATGAGTTTGTGCCTAACACTAGCCTTGACCATTTCATATTTG ATCCAACAAATCGTGAAGAATTAGATTGGGATACACGTTACAAGATTATCTGTGGCATAGCTCGAGGGCTTCTCTATCTTCATGAAGATTCTCGGCTTCGAATCATTCATCGTGACCTCAAAGCTagtaatattttattagatgCTGATATGAACCCTAAAATCTCAGATTTTGGCATGGCAAGATTGTTTGTAATGGATCAAACTCAAGGCAATACAAGTAGAATTGTGGGAACCTA TGGCTATATGGCTCCAGAATATGCAATGCATGGACAATTTTCGGTTAAATCAGATGTATTTAGTTTTGGTGTGCTACTTTTGGAGATTGTGAGTGGTCAAAAAAACAATAGTTTCCGCAATGAAGAGAGCATAGAGGACCTATTGAGCTAT GCTTGGAGAAATTGGAAGGCAGGGACATCCATAAATCTTAGAGACCCTAGTTTGAGGAATGGTTCAAGTTCAGAAATGATGAGATGCATCCACATTGGGTTGCTATGTGTGCAAGAGAATGTGGTTGATAGGCCAACCATGGCTTCAGTTGTTCTCATGCTAAATAGCTACTCTCTTACTCTACCAGTGCCCTCAGAACCAGCATTTTTTATGCACAGCAACAGTGTATCAGATATGACATCTTCAGTTAGTCATAACTCTAGGATCACACAATCCTCCCAGTCGAAAATTGAAACTCTCCCATTGTCTAGAAATGGATTGTCGATTACAGATTTATACCCTCGATAA